gtgAGAAAGATGCTGTAACTGCTCTCCGGGACTTCGGTCCCATAGGAACTTTGGGattaaaatgtaccctatgtgctattccaggttatattttacccgtgtacaaaacataacaatcgatccagTCCGTgagagagtaacaaacatacatacatacactcaacctcacaaactttcgcatttatatatatcgTAATTTTTACCCTTGGAGCGGTTTTACCAATGGTTGCGAACCCATGTCCGCAGCTGTCGCCCGCAGCTGCGTCGAACCGTTACGGCGCGTGCGCACGTGCCTCGCTAGTTCTGTCACCGGGAGTTACTTGGGTACAAGCCTTTGTTTACATGCGcagtacatttatattaagtactcATTTGATGCAAATGACCATTTTGGCTGCTGCAGCACACgaatctatatctatactattattataaagagggaagcgtttgtgagtttgtatgtttgaggcgggtacctaatctccgaaactactgaatcgatttcaaaaattatttcaccattagaaaggcatattatccaagattgctttaggctatattttatctcaaaattcccacggaagcgaagccccgggcaacatctagtatattataCACTGGATctgcagtttttttttgtttatttgtgtgtttgtaacaGTCGAATAAAcgatatatctatctatctatcagaGAAGCATGTGCTGTgcttaaatttgaatatttatataaaccaTAACCTAATTTTGAACATTGGCCTGAATACAACCGGCCACTTGCCTGAAGTTaaccctttttgggaatgcttttgttgccTATGCGTGCCATactcgcctcatacgacattcACTGGAGGATATTGACTGTTATTCttgggcggaaccacacgccatacCTGATTCTGTAATAGTGACTGTATTGCTAATCCTATtagaaaaatcttaattttattatagccTTTCCCTTGATTTGCTTTCACGTTTTGACTGGAAGGAGAAGCAGTTGGtacaatgtttgtttttctctCACACAGCATTTCGAACACACTCGGCTCCTCATTGAGGTGAGCcaatcccttgatcgtcttttaCAACATCGTATTTTTCTTCGGATTTTAGATTGAATTTGACACGTAGTACATATAATTTCTGTCTAGTATCTATTTATGTGTGCGTTGTTGTGCTAGGTAGTCCGAGAgcccaataaaaaaaagactgCATTGAACTGTCAATTCAATACATAATTGCGCAAACTTATCGAACAAACCATTTTCATCTTTAAGTGACTTAAAACTAAACtcattattcaataaacacaCCTGCCAGgttagtattttattgaaacgtGAATGAAAACGTAAAGTTTAAGTTGAGCGATCTAGAAATATAAACCTTCTTCCGGTCCAATAAGATTCAGTTTAGAGTGATGGAGGGTGaacttttgaaattagaattcGAATAGCTCGTGCCGTCTGCAGGGGTGCGCTCGCGCCATTTCCGACCCCaagtttttttcaaaaagggAACCGCTTCAGTTACATTCCGACCGTTACGAGCTTCAGACGcgtcaataataatagtttactaagataagataaaaagtttgtgataaaattgtgtaaataaaaccaCCCGGTGTTTGCTAGTGATATTACTTAGTTCGTAACTTAGTGTTAGGTGAAGAAAGTTCTAGAATCTTAGGATACGTTGCATGCAATGACCTGAACGGTCACGGGTTAAGAACACCCTATTTTGTACAAGACAGTGGGAAAAATATACGCTTAAACATGGATTCGCCGAAGAttgtatacaaatattattctaaTCCAGCATTTTGTGCCCAAAGCGAAGTAATTTTCGCTCAAAAACAAAGTGTGACAAAAATTGTATCGCCTAACCGTCGCATGCCACCTTTAGGTGGCAATTCACCAAGAAAACATGTAGAAACTAGAATAATGAGAACAGATATTTCAGATAATCCTCTAAGGATGTCTCCTGCAGGCGCCAGACGTGATGAACCACCAGAATTGCCACCGAAACCTGCCAAGTTTCAATCTAGAAACTTCCAAAGACAGTCTTCTTTAGTCTACAAACCTACAAGAACCGTTAGATGTAGAACCAGGAGCGAAGACCTAGAAATGGCACAGTTTAAACAAGAAAGAAGATCAAAATATGACAGAAATGCTGAAAGCGACGATGGATTAGAAGATAGCAGATATAACAAACATAGATATGAAGTAATAAAAGATGATATTTATGAAGGCATGGACTATTCTCCAACGAAGAAGAGAATAATAGAAGCGGATGCCACAGAAATAGAAGAATATAATGTAGATGGACCAGACGATAATGAATTGAAAGAAATACCAACTGAAATAGTTAAAACTGTCAATGGGAAAACGCATAGATATGCTATAGTGCCTTCAGATGATGATGAGCCGATACCAGAGCCAGTGAGGCGAAATAATGTAACGTTTTCATCGCCAATGATGTCAAAGAAGAATTTAATAGCGACACAGAAGTTACACGAGTTACTGTCGACGCCAAGGAAGTTAAAGAGCTACGCAAGTCAACCGTCAGTTCATGTAACACCAAATAAGTCTGCAATTAGTCCAAATAGATATACTGAAACCCCGAGTAAAATATCATCCAGTACGCCAACTAAAGGTGTAACCCCATCGAAATCTTGTGCTAATTTGACTTCAAGGAGTCTTGCTACTTCGCCAATATCGCCGAGAGCTCAACAGAAACTGCATTATGGGTTGCCAGACGAATTTAACAGGACAGATGTGTTTGTAACTAGTTTTAGAGAGAAGAGTCAGGATCGGAGTTTAGATTTTAACAGGAGAGATCTTAGTAGAGAGAGCAAGAGAATGAAGGACCAGAAGAAGGATAGAACCACAGCCGTTATAATGCCGAGGTGAGTTGCATAATTTTCGTTTTAGCtcattatgtacctactcacGTATACATATTCATATGTGATTGTtttaataggtaaatatattgtacaaCAACATGTAGTTGATATTGTATAcaattaggtacctagttaaAATCCTAATTATTTCTAAACTCTCAATTTCTTTAGTTTAgtcaaagtcaaagcatttCTTTGTAAATTAGACCTTATTATTTATCGAAGTTACAAACTCCTAGTATTTTCGAACGACTACTGCTGggaagaaatgctgaaagaaataGTGCCCTTCCCATTGAAGTTATCGTATATGACCCTTAAGCTTTTAAGACAGGTGCATTTCTCAGAAATGCGAGTCCTTTTTGCaataacagtttttttattattattgaattatgTACTTCCAAAGAgtgcaattaataaatacacactAGCTGCGCACCGGGGccgtaccctatgtgttattccaggttatattccacccgtgtaccaccaaacttcataacaatcggtccagtagattttgcgtgaaagaataacaaacatgcatacacacatatagttataatattagtagaatctTGTATGCAATCTACTGTACTGTACATTTTGTATCGTATATTTTAGATTGGCGGCACCAGCGCCATCTGTCTACTCGGATGACACGTACAAGTCGCTCTCCCTCATCAAGCAGGGCTCCAGGGCTTCGCTGACCGTCGCGGCCATGATGCTGACTCTCAGCGGAGGCCTGACCACTGGACTGAGCTTCTATATGATGTATTCTGTAAGTTTTCTACAGTACAACGAATCAATTAGTTACGATGTCAATTTTTGAGAtactaaatatgaataaaggCAGCCTACctataagatttaattttctttatagatTGACTAGATGTCGCCCGTGGGAatgttgagataaaatataacctatagtaatcttggataatgtaactttctaacggtgaaataatttttgaaatcggttcagtagtttcggagattaccacTATACAAAcccacaaacgcttacctctttataataatagtatagattactaggtaatactgatttttttatcgtatCTGCGACTTTGtacgatttttttctttatctcaTATTTGAGCATTGTCCTGGTTAGATTCAGGACTCCAGCgtcctatattttattctccATTTCGAATGGTCTTCGACCCTCAGTAGATATTAACAACCTCATTAACTCAACGACAGACATCAAGCCAGACATTTTTTCAGTGACTTATAGTTATATtagttattgttataatttagcAAATAATGTAGCTATGCCACGTCCGAATTTATCCGCAAACAATTTCTaatgacataaatattaaaatacacaatttttatcgatttttttaaatctttaatgTTATTCAACTGTGCGATATGAATTGTTCTAGTTGGGTCGCCGATATTACCTAGATTTTGGAGTATTTTCCGGCTTCACGTGTTTCTTGTTGGGTTTGCTCGGATGCCGCTCAAGGAGACAACATCTGTTACCTAATAGGAATTATATATCAGGTTAGTTTTACCACAATTCttaatagcttttatttagtttaatctGTGCCAATGTTTGTCTCTAATCAAGTAGAGGAAATTTTCAACGTAGCTTCACTTTTTATGACAATGCTATAATATGATAAGCATGGCCGGATGGTACACACAGGATTGGCTCTCGATGAGGGAACTCcccaacggtttacagcacggacataaCTTTGTCATTGAATACAatatctctctgacaacaataaaagcttgttgcGGTAAAAAGTTTTCATTTCTTCCTTTTTTATGACCACAAATA
This Plodia interpunctella isolate USDA-ARS_2022_Savannah chromosome 27, ilPloInte3.2, whole genome shotgun sequence DNA region includes the following protein-coding sequences:
- the spdo gene encoding uncharacterized protein spdo, whose product is MDSPKIVYKYYSNPAFCAQSEVIFAQKQSVTKIVSPNRRMPPLGGNSPRKHVETRIMRTDISDNPLRMSPAGARRDEPPELPPKPAKFQSRNFQRQSSLVYKPTRTVRCRTRSEDLEMAQFKQERRSKYDRNAESDDGLEDSRYNKHRYEVIKDDIYEGMDYSPTKKRIIEADATEIEEYNVDGPDDNELKEIPTEIVKTVNGKTHRYAIVPSDDDEPIPEPVRRNNVTFSSPMMSKKNLIATQKLHELLSTPRKLKSYASQPSVHVTPNKSAISPNRYTETPSKISSSTPTKGVTPSKSCANLTSRSLATSPISPRAQQKLHYGLPDEFNRTDVFVTSFREKSQDRSLDFNRRDLSRESKRMKDQKKDRTTAVIMPRLAAPAPSVYSDDTYKSLSLIKQGSRASLTVAAMMLTLSGGLTTGLSFYMMYSLGRRYYLDFGVFSGFTCFLLGLLGCRSRRQHLLPNRNYISGYIVLSSFSLLSAVGLILLLSLDPKPGTPLSDITSGAVCGVSLLSLSLASIGVFASYCCARDPPDNRVGSSTWY